TCTCGCCATTGTTATATAAGCTGGCACGGCCGTTACCTGATGTAGAGGTCAGTACCTCCTTGCCTCTGCTCATCGCTGCAGGTTTGCTGGTGGGTTTTGGTACGCGCTTAGGTTCAGGCTGTACCAGTGGTCATGGTATTTGCGGTAATGCGCGCCTATCTCCCAGATCATTGGCGGCGACCGTGACCTTTATGTTTTTTGGCATCTTCACCGTCTATATTGGACGGCATCTACTCGGACTGCTCTAAATGTTGAGCAGAATAGATAGAGTGCGGTGAAGACAGAGTTTAATACTATTAATAAAAGATGATGATAGCGAGAGACGACAATGCTAAAAAATATAATTGGATTACTAGCAGGGTTATTATTTGGATTTGGACTGCTGATATCGGGCATGACTGACCCTGTTAAGGTACAAGGCTTCTTGGACGTGTTTGGTGCGTGGGATATCTCCTTGGCACTGGTGATGGGTGGCGGCTTGGCAGTCGCTATCGTTGGCGTGCAGTTGGCTAAGCGTCAGCAGACCAGTTGGATTGGTACATCAATCGATATGCCAAGCAAAACAGTCATTACGAAGCCGCTTATTATTGGGGCGATGCTGTTTGGTATCGGCTGGGGTCTTGTTGGTATTTGCCCTGGACCAGGTATAGTACTGCTCGGTACTGGACAGTGGCAAGCTTATGTCTTTATCCCAGCGATGATCCTTGGTATGCTGATATATCAATGGCTTGAGCCCAAGCTTGGCTAATGGCTTTGATTAATGAAAGAGTAAACAAAAAGGTCAGCCTAAAATTATTAGGCTGACCTTTTTATGACTGTAAATTAAACTATAGTCAGTACTAAATAAAATCGCTACGTTAATAGCTACGTGCTACTGGTATAAGTTTTCCTCGCTGGCTGTGCGCTTCGCACTCCAGAGGCTTCGCAAAATTTATTCCAGCAGCACTGTATCGGTTTTAACATTTCAGCGCAGAATTCCCCTACTTCTAAAGTAGTGGGATGAATGCGTTATTGATAACTACCCTTACTCCCTATGGTATTATAATTAATAATTATAACGCCAATTAACAACAAGCTCCTTATGACCAAGCAAATCCTAAAAGCCCATAAAGTCAGGCTGTACCCCAATGAAGAACAGCAAATATTCTTTGCCAAATCATTCGGCTGCACACGCTTTATCTGGAATAGGATGCTTAGTGACAAGATTGAGCATTACAACGAGCATAAGGCCGAGCTTAAAAATACTCCTGCTCAATACAAAAAAGAGTTTGAATGGCTAAGAGAAGTCGATAGCCTGGCACTGGCCAACGTCCAGCAAAACCTAAGAGCCGCTTATAGTAAATTCTTCAAAGGTTTAGGCTTTCCTAAGTTTAAGAAAAAAGGTCAGCGTGACAGCTACACCACCAACAACCAAAAAGGTACGGTATCCATCACCAGTAATAGCGTTAAGCTGCCCAAAATTGGTTATATCAACGCTAAGTTCCCAAATAAAATAAATGGATTAATCAAGTCAGCGACCATCAGCAAAACCCCCTCAGGCAAGTACTATGTCAGTCTATTAGTTGAAACCATCGCTACAACACTGCCAAAAACACACTCTAACATTGGTATTGATTTAGGACTGACAGACTTTATCATCCTATCAGATGGCAGCAAAGTCGCTAATCCTAAGTTCTTATCAAAGCTGCAACATAAGCTTGCGCGAGAACAAAAGATACTGGCCAAGCGTAGAGCAATGGCCAAGGCCGATCAACGCAAGCTGTCTGACAGCCGCAACTATCAAAAGCAAAAGTTAAAGTCGCTAAGGTATATGAGAAAATAAGCAATACCCGAAAAGACTTTCTACATAAACTCTCATTCAATCTCATCAAAAACCACGATGTGATTGCCATAGAGGACTTAAACGTCAAAGGCATGGTTAAGAATAGAAAGCTTGCTAAAGCCATATCAGACAGCTCATGGTCAACCTTCACCACCATGCTGGCTTACAAAGCCGATTGGTACGGTAAAACGCTAATCAAGGTTGATAGATGGTATCCCTCATCTAAGACCTGCTCAGGCTGTGGTCACTTGCTAACTAAGGCTGAGCTGCCATTACAGGTGAGATCATGGAATTGCCCCAGCTGCTTGCAATCCAACGATAGAGACATCAACGCCAGTATCAATATCCTCAATGAGGGTTTGAGACTGGCATCACTCAAAACCGTCGGTACGACGGGGTTAGCTTAGTCCATTTGCCTAACCGCTGATACAAAACATTGTATCAAGTAGGGGTATTACCTAAGAAATCCCCACCTCTATAGGTGGTGGGTAGTTC
The sequence above is a segment of the Psychrobacter fulvigenes genome. Coding sequences within it:
- a CDS encoding DUF6691 family protein, whose translation is MLKNIIGLLAGLLFGFGLLISGMTDPVKVQGFLDVFGAWDISLALVMGGGLAVAIVGVQLAKRQQTSWIGTSIDMPSKTVITKPLIIGAMLFGIGWGLVGICPGPGIVLLGTGQWQAYVFIPAMILGMLIYQWLEPKLG
- a CDS encoding YeeE/YedE family protein, which gives rise to MSIQIDWQAFTPISLVGGMMLGVATIILLLGIGRIAGISGIFSSLLKPKRVEMWQVLFILGLIISPLLYKLARPLPDVEVSTSLPLLIAAGLLVGFGTRLGSGCTSGHGICGNARLSPRSLAATVTFMFFGIFTVYIGRHLLGLL